From a single Mesorhizobium shangrilense genomic region:
- a CDS encoding phosphatidylglycerol lysyltransferase domain-containing protein has product MPPLRIYFDRLLEGAAPKVERRGLTLVERLALVRRHGDFSLAYSTAVQDKLSYFGDTDGYIAFGTKMKHHFALGDPVVAPALRPDYIRRFVESAGSPWFVQIGEETARVLAELGYKINRLGVDTRLNLPEHDFSGKRNETVRYSERWLLKKGFSFDEDRRTVPLDEIARLSGNWRGDRIVKRWEMGFLNRPFYDNLGKDMRRFVLYDPDGDLVALLDFDPLFRDGKVIGYTTAFKRKHVGASSHAEIGLTKFAVDRFREEGISVVTLGLSPMLDIGSSGFAESDFWRNAFQRAYDSPWVNRRRFNLQGQAAFKRRFHGAEEPVYIAFREGTYVEMLGLLRLVKAI; this is encoded by the coding sequence ATGCCCCCCTTGCGCATCTATTTTGATCGCCTGCTCGAAGGCGCGGCGCCCAAGGTGGAACGGCGCGGACTAACTCTTGTCGAGCGGCTGGCGCTGGTTCGCCGGCATGGCGATTTCTCGCTTGCCTATTCGACCGCCGTCCAGGACAAGCTTTCCTATTTCGGCGATACCGACGGCTACATCGCCTTCGGCACCAAGATGAAGCACCACTTCGCGCTTGGCGATCCGGTGGTGGCTCCAGCCCTCCGGCCCGACTACATCAGGCGCTTCGTCGAGAGCGCCGGCAGCCCATGGTTCGTGCAGATCGGCGAAGAGACCGCGCGGGTGCTGGCCGAGCTCGGCTACAAGATCAATCGCCTGGGCGTCGACACCCGCCTCAATCTGCCCGAACATGATTTTTCCGGCAAACGCAACGAGACCGTGCGCTATTCCGAGCGCTGGCTCTTGAAGAAAGGCTTTTCGTTCGACGAGGACAGGCGCACGGTCCCCCTCGACGAGATCGCCCGGCTTTCCGGAAACTGGCGCGGCGACCGCATCGTCAAGCGATGGGAGATGGGTTTCCTCAACCGCCCGTTCTACGACAATCTCGGCAAAGACATGCGCCGTTTCGTGCTGTACGACCCGGACGGTGACCTTGTCGCGCTGCTCGATTTCGACCCGCTGTTTCGCGACGGCAAGGTCATCGGCTACACGACGGCCTTCAAGCGCAAGCATGTCGGTGCCTCGTCGCATGCCGAGATCGGGCTGACCAAATTCGCCGTCGACCGTTTTCGCGAAGAGGGCATCTCGGTCGTCACGCTCGGCCTGTCGCCGATGCTCGACATCGGGTCAAGCGGATTTGCCGAGAGCGATTTCTGGCGCAATGCCTTCCAGCGTGCCTATGACTCGCCATGGGTCAACCGCCGCCGGTTCAACCTGCAGGGCCAGGCGGCATTCAAGCGCCGCTTCCATGGCGCGGAGGAGCCGGTCTATATCGCCTTCCGCGAAGGGACTTATGTCGAGATGCTCGGGCTGTTGCGGCTGGTCAAGGCGATTTGA
- a CDS encoding ABC transporter permease, with translation MNLRAVWAIYRVEMARAFRTVLQSIVSPVISTSLYFVVFGSAIGSRITEIDGISYGAFIVPGLIMLSLLTQSISNASFAIYFPKFVGSIYELLSAPVSYLEIVIAYVGGAATKSIILGLIILATASLFVPLHIEHPFWMVAFLVLTAVTFSLFGFIIGIWAKSFEQLQLVPLLIITPLTFLGGSFYSIHMLPGIWKTITLFNPVVYLISGFRWSFFGKADVSVGVSLGMTLAFLAICIAIVAWIFRTGYRLRN, from the coding sequence ATGAACCTGCGCGCAGTATGGGCGATCTACCGGGTCGAGATGGCGCGCGCGTTCCGCACCGTGCTGCAAAGCATCGTCTCGCCGGTCATCTCGACATCGCTCTATTTCGTTGTCTTCGGCTCGGCCATCGGCTCGCGCATCACCGAGATCGACGGCATCAGCTATGGCGCCTTCATCGTGCCGGGGCTGATCATGCTGTCGCTCTTGACGCAATCGATCTCCAACGCGTCCTTCGCCATCTACTTCCCGAAGTTCGTCGGCTCGATCTACGAATTGCTGTCGGCGCCGGTCTCCTATCTGGAGATCGTCATCGCCTATGTCGGGGGTGCCGCGACCAAGTCGATCATCCTCGGCTTGATCATCCTGGCGACGGCATCACTGTTCGTGCCGCTTCACATCGAACATCCGTTCTGGATGGTTGCCTTCCTGGTGCTGACGGCGGTGACCTTCAGCCTGTTCGGTTTCATCATCGGCATCTGGGCAAAAAGCTTCGAGCAGCTGCAGCTGGTGCCGCTTCTGATCATCACGCCGCTGACCTTCCTCGGCGGCAGCTTCTATTCGATCCACATGCTGCCCGGCATCTGGAAGACGATCACGCTGTTCAACCCGGTGGTGTACCTGATCAGTGGGTTCCGCTGGAGTTTTTTCGGCAAGGCTGACGTCTCTGTCGGTGTCAGCCTGGGCATGACGCTGGCCTTCCTGGCGATCTGCATAGCGATCGTCGCCTGGATCTTCAGGACCGGCTACCGGCTAAGGAACTGA
- a CDS encoding ABC transporter ATP-binding protein: MPSILSISGVSKTYATGFTALKEVNLDIQRGEIFALLGPNGAGKTTLISIVCGIVNRSTGTVTVDGHDISKDYRAARSLIGLVPQELTIDAFETVWATVNYSRGLFGKPANHGFVEKVLRDLSLWDKKDAKAITLSGGMKRRLMIAKALSHEPRVLFLDEPTAGVDVELRQDMWEMVRRLREDGVTIILTTHYIEEAEAMADRVGVINRGEIILVENKAELMRKLGRKRLVLELRNPLTVIPEAFSSYALELSPDGGQLTYTYDNQAERPGVASLIRDLEAGGIQFRDIDTLNSSLEEIFVNLVRREP; encoded by the coding sequence ATGCCCTCCATCCTGTCCATTTCCGGGGTCTCCAAGACCTACGCCACCGGTTTCACCGCGCTCAAGGAAGTCAACCTCGACATCCAGCGTGGCGAAATCTTCGCACTGCTCGGGCCCAATGGCGCCGGCAAGACGACGCTGATCTCGATCGTCTGCGGCATCGTCAACCGCTCGACGGGCACGGTCACGGTCGACGGCCACGACATCAGCAAGGATTACCGCGCGGCGCGCAGCCTGATCGGCCTGGTGCCGCAGGAACTGACGATCGACGCCTTCGAGACGGTCTGGGCGACGGTCAACTATAGCCGCGGCCTGTTCGGCAAGCCGGCCAACCATGGCTTTGTTGAGAAGGTGCTGCGCGATCTTTCGCTGTGGGACAAGAAGGACGCCAAGGCGATTACGCTCTCGGGCGGCATGAAGCGGCGGCTGATGATCGCCAAGGCGCTGTCGCACGAGCCGCGCGTCCTGTTCCTCGACGAGCCGACCGCCGGCGTCGACGTCGAATTGCGCCAGGACATGTGGGAGATGGTGCGCCGGCTGCGCGAGGACGGCGTCACCATCATCCTCACCACGCATTACATCGAGGAAGCCGAGGCCATGGCCGACCGCGTCGGCGTCATCAATCGCGGCGAGATCATCCTGGTCGAGAACAAGGCCGAGCTGATGCGCAAGCTCGGCCGCAAGCGGCTGGTGCTGGAGCTGCGCAACCCGCTGACGGTCATTCCGGAGGCCTTCTCGAGCTATGCGCTGGAGCTGTCGCCGGATGGCGGGCAGCTGACCTACACCTATGACAACCAGGCCGAGCGCCCCGGCGTCGCATCGCTGATCCGCGATCTCGAAGCCGGCGGCATCCAGTTCCGCGACATCGACACGCTCAACAGCTCGCTCGAGGAGATCTTCGTCAATCTGGTGAGGAGAGAGCCATGA
- a CDS encoding cytochrome ubiquinol oxidase subunit I: MDPLILSRIQFGANISFHILFPTITIALGWVLLFFKLRYNATGDSAWMRAYFTWVKVFALSFAMGVVSGVTMSFQFGTNWPGYMEKVGNIAGPLLAYEILTAFFLEAAFLGIMLFGFRRVSNRIHTLATVLVAGGTTLSAFWIIALNSWMQTPAGFEIRDGVAHAVDWWAIVFNPSMPYRLVHMLLASGLTVSFLIAGLSALRYLYGDRSESMWKALRTGVFTAAVLIPIQIFAGDQHGLNTLEHQPQKVAAMEANWNTGPNVPLILFAIPDEAARENRFELAIPDGASLILRHSASGVVPGLNDYPGNHPPVFPVFWGFRIMVGTGLMMLAVSWSAAFFLKRRHSLPKPLAMLMVPMGLSGWLATLAGWYTTEIGRQPWLVTGVLKTADAVGPIAGSHVALTLVIYLILYVLLLIAYLGVLVHLALKAAKDGDTSPLPGVLNAPLSQPAAGA; encoded by the coding sequence ATGGACCCGCTCATACTTTCGCGCATCCAGTTCGGCGCGAATATATCGTTTCATATTCTGTTTCCGACCATCACCATTGCGCTCGGCTGGGTGCTGCTCTTCTTCAAACTTCGCTATAACGCGACAGGCGATTCAGCCTGGATGCGCGCCTATTTTACCTGGGTGAAGGTGTTCGCGCTGTCCTTCGCCATGGGCGTGGTTTCCGGTGTCACGATGAGCTTCCAGTTCGGCACCAACTGGCCGGGCTACATGGAAAAGGTCGGCAATATCGCCGGGCCGTTGCTGGCCTATGAGATCCTCACCGCCTTCTTCCTCGAAGCTGCGTTCCTCGGCATCATGCTGTTCGGCTTCCGCCGCGTCTCCAACCGCATCCACACGTTGGCGACGGTGCTGGTGGCCGGCGGCACCACCTTGTCCGCCTTCTGGATCATCGCGCTCAATTCCTGGATGCAGACGCCAGCCGGCTTCGAGATCCGTGACGGCGTGGCACACGCCGTCGACTGGTGGGCGATCGTCTTCAATCCGTCGATGCCCTACCGCCTCGTCCACATGCTGCTTGCCTCCGGCCTGACGGTCTCGTTCCTGATCGCCGGCCTGTCGGCGCTGCGCTATCTCTACGGCGACCGTTCGGAATCGATGTGGAAGGCGCTGCGCACCGGCGTGTTCACCGCGGCTGTCCTGATCCCGATCCAGATCTTTGCCGGCGACCAGCATGGCCTGAACACGCTGGAGCATCAGCCGCAGAAGGTCGCCGCCATGGAAGCGAACTGGAACACCGGCCCCAACGTGCCGCTGATCCTGTTTGCCATCCCCGACGAAGCGGCCAGGGAGAACAGGTTCGAGCTCGCCATTCCCGATGGCGCGAGCCTGATCCTGCGCCACAGCGCCAGCGGGGTCGTGCCGGGCCTGAACGACTATCCCGGCAACCATCCCCCGGTGTTTCCGGTGTTCTGGGGGTTTCGCATCATGGTCGGCACCGGGCTGATGATGCTCGCCGTCTCCTGGTCGGCCGCCTTCTTCCTCAAACGCCGCCACAGCCTGCCAAAGCCGCTCGCCATGCTGATGGTGCCGATGGGGCTGTCCGGCTGGCTGGCGACGCTCGCCGGCTGGTACACCACCGAGATCGGCCGCCAGCCCTGGCTGGTCACCGGCGTGCTCAAGACCGCCGACGCCGTTGGCCCGATCGCCGGCAGCCATGTCGCGCTGACGCTCGTCATCTACCTGATCCTCTATGTGCTGCTTTTGATCGCCTATCTCGGCGTGCTGGTGCATCTGGCGCTGAAAGCAGCGAAGGACGGCGACACCTCGCCGTTGCCGGGTGTTCTCAACGCGCCGCTGTCACAGCCGGCCGCAGGAGCGTGA
- a CDS encoding cytochrome d ubiquinol oxidase subunit II, producing the protein MSYDWPTLLPLIFAGLMGLAILIYVILDGFDLGIGILFSVAEDAEQDTMIAAIGPFWDANETWLVLAVGLLLVAFPLAHGIILTALYIPVFVLLIGLILRGVAFDFRAKVPAGRKHRWNRIFFLGSIIASLAQGYMLGVYVLGLDVGLGGMAFGALVALCLSAAYAAMGAAWVIYKTEGALQKKAVRWLRTALVLTAFGMAAVSLATPFASPRIFDKWFVWPEVLYLSPLPILSAILFLWLWWQTFHLPKPDDRHSLTPFLTLAAIFALGFAGLAWSFYPFVVPDRLTIWQAASAPESLAIILAGTVVVLPVIIFYSFYAYRVFGGKATDLTYD; encoded by the coding sequence ATGAGCTACGACTGGCCAACCCTGCTCCCCCTGATCTTCGCCGGCCTGATGGGGCTCGCCATCCTGATCTACGTCATTCTCGATGGCTTCGATCTCGGCATCGGCATCCTGTTTTCGGTGGCTGAAGATGCCGAGCAGGACACGATGATCGCGGCCATCGGCCCGTTCTGGGACGCCAACGAAACCTGGCTGGTGCTGGCGGTCGGCCTGTTGCTGGTCGCCTTCCCGCTGGCGCACGGCATCATCCTCACCGCGCTCTACATCCCGGTCTTCGTGCTGCTGATCGGCCTGATCCTGCGCGGCGTCGCCTTCGATTTCCGCGCCAAGGTGCCGGCAGGCAGGAAGCATCGCTGGAACCGCATCTTCTTCCTGGGCTCAATCATCGCCTCGCTGGCGCAGGGCTATATGCTGGGCGTCTATGTGCTGGGCCTCGATGTCGGCCTGGGCGGCATGGCCTTCGGCGCGCTGGTGGCGCTCTGCCTTTCGGCGGCCTATGCGGCGATGGGCGCGGCCTGGGTGATCTACAAGACCGAAGGCGCGTTGCAGAAGAAGGCTGTGCGTTGGCTGCGCACCGCGCTGGTGCTGACCGCGTTCGGCATGGCCGCCGTGTCGCTGGCGACCCCCTTCGCCAGCCCGCGCATCTTCGACAAATGGTTCGTCTGGCCGGAGGTGCTTTATCTGTCGCCGCTGCCGATCCTGTCGGCGATACTGTTCCTGTGGCTGTGGTGGCAGACCTTCCATCTGCCGAAGCCCGATGACCGCCATTCCCTGACGCCATTCCTGACGCTGGCCGCCATCTTCGCGCTCGGCTTTGCGGGGCTGGCCTGGTCGTTCTATCCGTTCGTGGTGCCCGACCGGCTGACGATCTGGCAGGCGGCATCCGCGCCCGAAAGCCTGGCCATCATCCTGGCCGGCACGGTGGTGGTACTGCCGGTCATCATCTTCTATTCGTTCTATGCCTACCGGGTGTTCGGCGGCAAGGCGACGGACCTGACATACGATTGA